One genomic segment of Accipiter gentilis chromosome 29, bAccGen1.1, whole genome shotgun sequence includes these proteins:
- the SEC16A gene encoding protein transport protein Sec16A isoform X1 encodes MQQPPQTVPAGAAAPPPAGIARNMYWRNSSLSKRANATAAPVQPVTDPFAFGRQTPQGSSSDNPSKGNALVMQSSSPAVFPQPPIMHTSPSCAGDNPHGPHTSLSAPVSQTGINTSTFSNVPIPSPSPGYVINSTTEVHPNADLGLRGPAVPMHYNAGAAVENSFSVYPGMVSASNKPGGRQDVSRDPNDVPSGPNATALFPPPPQQPMSQWRPGQGNLQSPVRNFVPYPEPSSQTDVHNISQSSVSTSHPPPQTNLQQGPVHQGIPQNTMQAPLSVGSEKKNGSANSSHHMNSIQPGNMFRQNTEMTNTWLSQPYQEQFYPQPPLQDSSFVVPTAQENNPKTQSPDMSETSNRPIPTDRDSGTLSMFFKGDEAENEEILSSEKNYLVEKVEFDACQPNSASLYHQPMHPQRVATNVLSQAQVGTGSANEMVQKGMDVQYFPKIVSQQETQAAKHSMFVSDDKACIGDVSGNGGSQYENVENLECIQNQEVLPSEPQNISASSPAAGPDLYRYGSFPGQMLPKNAVVSHAEGGPNLEAPDSLPHPVRPDSVSSNYSNISHRSASSSARLQEQVGTFIQQESGKPDEESSASFFKQIDSSPLGGDSSELNLGKNYHGNLSQPPTPSPPKPTGVFQTSANSSFEPVRSHGVGIKPAEFDQAKMVVELRENQSNQKNIKKNTAVPAASPGNLEQPPDNLETIFMRQVHPLPVAVTGEAGNTLHSGSVMENIQSVSERRSSTRAQGAVKKCDSPATTLWAHNELPNFGGNVLLAPAAPAVYVPAKQTVEVIQPPEEGLSNQLPSKPGTIAVQLSQDGNISSENLENPPKMGEEEALQSQASSGYASLLSSPPTESLQNQPILIAQPNQSYNLAQPINFSISLSNQLSSNENNQPMKDSGVGDKPAMGPQTSHAGGIISGENVPLPVMQVGSLLVNALPNTNLLKHNLLQSPVNSSDTASNQPANLLMKTPLNLAPEGQKNVNTEGFVPEFASKPGSNSSISPGTHLPSGSASALVAPVNSVVQANNSANHSNSKEEAAGVLDFTVSRTLEKSSASSSVQLHNQSLSGGPVYPQQSAGSAGQVGPEMHDKQHFYQQVTKDVQHQAVSDRAVQGPLPSQPQMQAAQMQQPASSGQSSVPSKYQIAAGTKAMQASQPHENQVLSNHPQPVGPQEASSVQLTTRYDQTSPEKQPAPGQPLGAPTSTAASTTTSQSVMPNVQQDLQRPSLPQTPQDAFGPPQNPYYYYRHPYDAYQPPYPPPYPPADPRTAAHLYYMEDSYGQYDPRYRHYDSTSTAYMEPGSYRYSEPERPSSRASHCSDRPSSRQGYTEDYYTKSGWSDYYPGYYPNSYDYGDPSRWERYSSAYDPRYRDPRSYDQRYWYDAEHNPYQKRDAYPYGNRHDRYEDNWRYDPRFTGSFDDESEPHRDPYGDEFDRRSVHSEHSGHSLRSSRSVHSHQSSFSSRSQQSQLYRSNHDLTANTYETTAQAVSLHTDYPYGGYAANFDGQQPFTDYGYATETGWSAVEQAPLRPSTPEKFSVPHICARFGPGGFLIKVLPNLPSEGQPALVEIHSMETMLQHSPEQEEMRAFPGPLAKDDTHKVDVINFAQNKATQCFKNENLIDKESASLLWDFIVLLCRQNGTVVGTDLAELLLRDHKTVWLPGKSPNEANLIDFTNEALEQVEEESGEAQLSFLTDSLITTIDSLEKETERFRELLLYGRKKDALESAMKHGLWGHALLLASKMDSRTHARVMTRFANSLPINDPLQTVYQLMSGRMPAASTCCGDEKWGDWRPHLAMVLSNLTNNVDLESRTIATMGDTLASKGLLDAAHFCYLMAQVGFGVYTRKTTKLVLIGSNHSLPFFKFATNEAIQRTEAYEYAQSLGTQPGCLPNFQVFKFIYACRLAEMGLAAQAFHYCEVISRTVLKDPHYYSPVLIGQLIQMSSQLRLFDPQIKEKPEQESFIEPSWLVTLRHVDGQIKEGAIAYNTDRSTPPPYACSTPSSELDHASQCDGAGVGRDMGPGAENALLASLLPSMAQQMQSVQLMPSVPQAVLDGSAAMIPPGDQEAVRSVPFYSVASQPIGPGPGFAPPGFSNPYGTEPSPLYLGSAVPPGGPPQEMEPRSEEQANLETGMQRIAPESPSQNSFPEQREEDFYGRMASMAPGRRSRSASQSSAHMGYGRRSRTTSESSAHSVGRERSNSAAKQPSPSPSVPVGKETKKEIKKEPAPRKTGANWFRWLMGKGKNEAHLPDDKNKSIVWDEQKQRWVNLDEPEEESKPPPPPPTGFPKVPQTVPPGPGGPPSAPVNMFSRRAAGSRARYVDVLNPGGTKSSGALPAPSDLFAPLAPMPIPANVFVPNSVPGEPQPMEGSGAAEHTPAANQTNTDPAAAVEPEYLNPAVLPPGSGLPVSNPDGSQSGELSRSSSMSSLSREVSQHFNQPATVPPSGGPSAGTVPFYNPSQFAQSPAATGSSRLGRIGQRKYPTLK; translated from the exons ATGCAGCAGCCTCCCCAGACTGTTCCAGCAGGAGCGGCAGCTCCACCTCCTGCAGGCATTGCTCGGAACATGTACTGGAGAAACAGCTCGCTCAGTAAACGAGCAAATGCAACAGCTGCTCCGGTGCAGCCTGTGACAGACCCTTTTGCATTTGGCAGACAAACTCCACAGGGTTCCTCTTCAGATAATCCATCCAAGGGCAATGCATTGGTTATGCAAAGTTCTTCCCCAGCGGTGTTTCCGCAGCCACCCATTATGCATACTTCACCATCATGTGCAGGGGACAATCCTCATGGACCGCATACGTCTTTATCAGCTCCTGTATCTCAAACAGGAATAAATACCAGTACATTTTCTAATGTTCCGATTCCTTCACCGTCCCCAGGATACGTTATAAATAGTACTACAGAAGTGCATCCAAATGCGGATCTTGGACTCCGCGGGCCTGCGGTACCAATGCATTATAATGCAGGAGCAGCAGTTGAAAATTCTTTCAGTGTGTATCCTGGAATGGTGTCTGCATCAAACAAACCTGGAGGTAGACAAGATGTGAGTAGAGATCCAAATGATGTTCCTTCAGGACCCAATGCAACAGCActcttccctccacctccccagcAGCCTATGTCTCAGTGGAGGCCTGGTCAAGGTAACCTACAGTCTCCAGTGCGAAATTTTGTGCCCTATCCTGAGCCGTCTTCTCAGACTGATGTTCATAACATTTCTCAGTCTTCTGTTAGCACTTCTCATCCTCCTCCACAGACAAATTTACAGCAGGGTCCTGTACACCAAGGTATTCCACAAAATACCATGCAAGCGCCTTTATCTGTtggttctgaaaagaaaaatggctCTGCAAATAGCAGTCATCACATGAACAGCATCCAGCCTGGAAACATGTTTAGGCAGAACACAGAAATGACTAACACTTGGTTAAGTCAACCATACCAGGAACAGTTTTATCCCCAGCCACCATTGCAAGACTCCAGTTTTGTCGTTCCCACAGCTCAggaaaataaccccaaaaccCAGTCTCCAGATATGTCTGAAACATCAAATAGACCTATTCCTACAGATCGAGATTCAGGCACTCTCTCCATGTTTTTCAAAGGGGATgaggcagaaaatgaagaaatactttcatctgaaaaaaattacttagttGAGAAGGTGGAGTTTGATGCTTGTCAGCCAAATTCGGCATCCTTGTATCACCAGCCAATGCATCCTCAGCGGGTTGCAACTAACGTTCTCTCTCAGGCGCAGGTTGGTACAGGTTCAGCCAATGAGATGGTACAAAAAGGAATGGATGTCCAGTACTTTCCTAAAATTGTAAGTCAGCAGGAGACACAGGCCGCTAAGCACTCTATGTTTGTTAGTGATGACAAGGCATGTATAGGTGATGTGTCTGGGAATGGTGGGTCACAGTATGAAAATGTTGAGAACCTGGAGTGCATTCAGAATCAAGAAGTGCTGCCAAGTGAACCACAGAACATCAGTGCTTCATCCCCTGCTGCTGGTCCTGATCTGTACAGATACGGATCCTTTCCAGGTCAGATGCTTCCAAAGAATGCTGTTGTGAGCCATGCTGAGGGAGGACCAAATTTGGAGGCACCTGATTCATTACCTCATCCTGTCCGACCAGATAGCGTATCTTCAAACTATAGCAACATTAGCCATAGGAGCGCTTCTAGCTCAGCAAGACTTCAAGAGCAAGTCGGTACGTTTATTCAGCAAGAAAGTGGGAAGCCTGATGAAGAATCTTCTGCTAGCTTCTTTAAACAGATTGACTCCTCTCCTTTGGGAGGTGATTCAAGTGAGCTAAACCTGGGCAAGAACTACCATGGTAATCTATCCCAGCCTCCAACTCCAAGTCCTCCTAAGCCTACAGGAGTATTTCAGACAAGTGCAAATAGTTCTTTCGAACCTGTGAGGTCCCATGGAGTTGGTATAAAACCTGCAGAGTTTGACCAAGCAAAGATGGTGGTTGAATTAAGAGAGAACCAGTCAAACCAAAAGAATATCAAGAAGAATACAGCTGTGCCGGCTGCATCTCCAGGCAATCTTGAACAGCCACCAGATAATCTGGAAACTATTTTCATGCGTCAGGTACACCCACTGCCTGTTGCAGTCACTGGTGAAGCTGGAAATACGTTGCACTCTGGATCTGTTATGGAAAACATACAATCAGTATCTGAGAGAAGGTCCTCAACAAGAGCTCAGGGAGCAGTTAAGAAGTGTGATAGCCCAGCAACAACTTTGTGGGCTCATAATGAGTTACCTAATTTTGGGGGAAATGTGCTTCtagctcctgctgctcctgcagtaTACGTACCTGCTAAACAAACTGTAGAAGTCATTCAGCCACCAGAAGAAGGCCTGTCTAATCAGCTGCCAAGTAAACCAGGGACTATTGCTGTGCAGCTTTCCCAAGATGGAAATATATCTTCTGAAAATCTTGAGAATCCTCCCAAAATGGGAGAAGAGGAAGCACTTCAGTCTCAGGCAAGTTCTGGTTATGCAAGTTTGTTGTCTTCTCCACCTACAGAGTCTTTGCAAAATCAGCCTATCCTGATTGCTCAGCCTAATCAAAGCTATAACTTGGCTCAGCCaattaatttttctatttctctatCTAATCAGCTAAGCAGCAATGAAAACAATCAGCCAATGAAGGACTCTGGGGTTGGGGACAAGCCTGCAATGGGTCCCCAAACTTCACATGCTGGTGGGATCATTTCTGGGGAAAATGTGCCATTACCTGTGATGCAAGTTGGATCTCTATTAGTTAATGCACTTCCAAATACTAATCTGTTAAAACATAATTTGTTACAAAGCCCTGTTAATTCCTCTGATACTGCTTCTAATCAGCCTGCAAACTTGCTTATGAAAACTCCACTTAATTTGGCTCCAGAAGGGCAAAAGAATGTTAATACAGAAGGTTTTGTTCCTGAATTTGCTAGCAAGCCAGGGTCTAACTCATCCATTTCTCCTGGGACGCATCTCCCCAGTGGAAGTGCAAGTGCACTAGTTGCCCCTGTTAATTCTGTAGTACAGGCTAATAATTCTGCAAATCATTCAAATAGCAAAGAAGAAGCTGCTGGAGTGCTCGACTTCACAGTATCACGGACTTTGGAGAAAAGCAGTGCAAGTAGTTCTGTACAGCTGCACAATCAGTCACTTTCTGGTGGTCCAGTATATCCTCAACAGTCAGCTGGTAGTGCTGGTCAGGTGGGTCCTGAGATGCATGACAAACAACATTTCTATCAACAGGTGACAAAAGATGTACAGCATCAGGCTGTATCAGACAGAGCTGTACAGGGACCATTGCCATCTCAACCACAAATGCAAGCAGCTCAAATGCAGCAACCAGCATCATCTGGGCAGTCCTCAGTTCCTTCAAAGTACCAGATTGCCGCAGGGACTAAAGCCATGCAGGCATCACAGCCGCATGAGAACCAGGTGCTGAGTAACCATCCTCAACCTGTGGGTCCCCAAGAGGCAAGTTCAGTGCAGCTGACAACAAGGTATGATCAGACGAGTCCTGAGAAGCAGCCAGCGCCTGGACAGCCATTGGGTGCTCCAACTTCCACAGCCGCCTCTACCACCACCAGTCAGTCAGTCATGCCAAATGTGCAACAAGACCTGCAGCGTCCATCCCTGCCTCAGACTCCTCAGGATGCCTTTGGTCCGCCCCAGAACCCTTATTACTACTATAGACATCCTTACGATGCTTATCAGCCTCCATATCCTCCACCTTATCCTCCTGCAGACCCCAGAACAGCAGCTCATCTTTATTACAtg GAGGATAGCTACGGACAGTATGACCCACGGTACAGACACTATGATAGCACCAGCACTGCTTATATGGAGCCTGGGAGCTATCGGTATTCTGAGCCTGAACGTCCTAGTTCCAGAGCTAGTCACTGCTCTGACAGGCCTTCTTCTAG GCAAGGTTATACTGAAGATTATTATACAAAAAGTGGATGGAGTGATTATTATCCAGGCTATTACCCAAACTCATATGATTATGGAG atcCAAGTCGCTGGGAGCGTTACTCATCAGCATATGACCCCAGATACAGAGATCCTAGAAGTTATGATCAGAGGTATTGGTATGATGCTGAACATAACCCTTACCAGAAGAGAGACGCGTATCCATATGGCAACAG ACATGACCGATACGAAGATAACTGGAGATACGATCCTCGTTTTACTGGAAGTTTTGATGATGAATCTGAACCCCATAGAGATCCTTATGGTGATGAATTTGATAGACGCAGTGTCCATAGTGAGCATTCTGGTCATAGTCTCCGAAGCTCCCGCAGTGTTCACAGTCACCAGAGTAGTTTCAGCTCTCGGTCTCAGCAA AGCCAGCTGTATAGAAGTAATCATGATCTAACGGCTAATACGTATGAAACTACTGCACAGGCAGTGTCGCTCCACACAGATTATCCATATGGCGGATATGCTGCTAACTTTGATGGACAACAGCCTTTTACAGATTATGGCTACGCGACTGAAACTGGATGGTCAGCTGTAGAACAAG CACCTTTAAGGCCCTCAACACCAGAGAAATTTTCAGTGCCTCATATCTGTGCTAGGTTTGGTCCTGGGGGCTTCCTAATAAAAGTGCTGCCAAACCTGCCTTCAGAAGGACAGCCAGCTCTGGTTGAAATACACAGTATGGAG ACTATGTTACAACATTCTCCAGAGCAAGAAGAGATGAGAGCATTTCCTGGTCCTCTTGCTAA gGATGACACCCATAAAGTGGATGTTATTAATTTTGCACAAAATAAAGCTACACAGTGCTTTAAGAATGAAAATTTAATTGACAAAGAATCTGCAAGTCTGCTTTGGGACTTTATTGTACTGTTATGCAGGCAGAATGGG ACTGTTGTGGGAACAGACCTGGCTGAACTTTTGCTCCGAGATCATAAAACAGTGTGGCTTCCTGGGAAGTCCCCTAATGAGGCAAATTTGATTGATTTCACTAATGAGGCTTTGGAACAAGTGGAAGAGGAGTCTGGTGAAGCCCAGCTCTCATTTCTTACTGATAGTCTTATAACCACAATTGATAGTCttgagaaagagacagagagattCAGAGAGTTGCTGCTTTATGGCCGCAAGAAG GATGCTTTGGAGTCTGCCATGAAGCATGGTTTATGGGGTCATGCTCTGCTACTTGCCAGCAAAATGGACAGCAGAACACATGCAAGAGTTATGACCAG GTTCGCCAACAGTCTCCCAATTAATGACCCTCTGCAGACTGTTTACCAGCTCATGTCTGGAAGGATGCCAGCTGCATCCACG TGCTGTGGAGATGAGAAATGGGGAGATTGGAGGCCTCATCTAGCAATGGTGTTATCGAATTTGACGAATAATGTGGACTTGGAATCCAGGACCATTGCTACCATGGGAGACACTCTTG CTTCTAAAGGCCTGCTGGATGCTGCTCATTTTTGCTACCTTATGGCCCAAGTTGGTTTTGGAGTTTACACAAGGAAGACAACAAAGCTTGTCCTAATTGGATCAAATCatag CTTGCCATTTTTTAAGTTTGCTACCAATGAAGCCATTCAAAGAACAGAAGCCTATGAATATGCACAGTCACTAGGAACTCAGCCTGGCTGCTTGCCCAATTTCCAG GTTTTCAAATTCATCTATGCTTGCCGACTAGCTGAAATGGGACTCGCTGCTCAGGCTTTCCATTATTGTGAAGTGATTTCCAGAACTGTCCTTAAAGATCCACATTACTATTCACCTGTACTTATTGGCCAACTAATCCAG ATGTCATCACAACTACGCCTGTTTGACccacagataaaagaaaaaccagaacaGGAATCTTTTATTGAACCTTCATGGTTAGTAACGCTTCGACATGTGGATGGACAGATCAAG GAGGGTGCAATAGCTTATAACACAGACAGATCCACCCCACCACCATATGCATGTAGTACACCAAGCTCTGAATTAGACCATGCTAGTCAATGTGATGGAGCAGGAGTTGGTCGTGACATGGGTCCAGGTGCTGAAAATGCATTGTTAGCATCCTTATTACCCAGTATGGCTCAACAGATGCAAAGTGTGCAGCTGATGCCTTCAG TACCTCAGGCTGTCCTTGATGGGTCAGCTGCTATGATTCCTCCTGGTGACCAGGAAGCTGTCCGAAGTGTCCCTTTCTATTCAGTGGCTTCTCAGCCTATTGGTCCAGGACCTGGCTTTGCACCTCCAGGATTTTCAAATCCGTATGGAACTGAACCATCACCACTGTATTTAGGGTCAGCAGTACCACCAGGAGGACCACCACAAGAAATGGAACCACGGTCAGAAGAGCAGGCAAACCTGGAAACAG gaaTGCAGAGAATTGCCCCGGAGTCTCCTTCACAAAATTCTTTCCCTGAACAGAGAGAGGAGGATTTCTATGGCAGAATGGCTAGCATG GCACCAGGACGAAGATCCAGATCTGCATCTCAGTCTTCAGCACATATG GGCTATGGGCGAAGATCCCGAACAACTTCAGAGTCCTCTGCTCATTCTGTGGGACGAGAGAGATCCAACTctgcagcaaaacagccctctccttctccttctgttCCTGTagggaaagaaactaaaaaagaaataaaaaaggagccAGCACCTAGAAAG actgGTGCAAACTGGTTTCGCTGGctgatgggaaaaggaaagaatgaagctCACCTTCCAGATGACAAGAACAAATCA ATTGTTTGGGATGAACAGAAACAACGCTGGGTTAATCTGGATGAACCAGAAGAAGAG agtaagcctccaccaccacctccgACAGGATTTCCTAAAGTTCCTCAGACTGTTCCACCTGGGCCTGGAGGCCCACCTAGTGCCCCTGTCAACATGTTCTCCAGAAGAGCAG CTGGAAGCAGAGCCCGTTATGTTGATGTCCTGAATCCAGGTGGAACCAAGTCAAGTGGTGCTCTTCCTGCACCATCAGACCTATTTGCCCCCTTGGCACCAATGCCAATTCCTGCAAATGTATTTGTTCCAAACTCAG TTCCAGGGGAACCCCAGCCAATGGAAGGGAGTGGAGCAGCAGAGCACACACCAGCTGCAAATCAAACCAACAcagatcctgctgcagctgttgAACCAGAG tatttaaACCCTGCAGTCCTTCCTCCTGGATCTGGACTTCCTGTTTCTAATCCTGATGGCTCCCAATCAGGCGAG CTTTCGCGCTCTAGTTCAATGAGTTCATTATCACGTGAAGTAAGCCAGCATTTTAATCAG CCTGCCACTGTACCACCTTCAGGCGGGCCTTCAGCAGGAACAGTACCATTCTACAATCCTTCTCAATTTGCACAA TCTCCTGCAGCCACTGGAAGTTCAAGACTGGGAAGAATTGGACAGAGGAAGTATCCAACATTGAAGTAG